In Sphingomonas psychrotolerans, the following proteins share a genomic window:
- a CDS encoding LapA family protein codes for MRFLKVLFWLLLGGLVAAFVIYNGDERVDIRLWGGLVADFSLPLLLIITFLLGLLPALVAYQTLRWRSRQRLAGLERALADLRAVAPEPAVAIATFPAPPLIADPQS; via the coding sequence ATGCGGTTTCTGAAGGTGCTGTTCTGGCTGTTGCTGGGCGGCCTCGTCGCGGCCTTTGTGATCTACAATGGCGACGAGCGCGTCGATATCCGCCTGTGGGGCGGGCTCGTCGCCGATTTCAGCCTGCCTTTGCTGCTGATCATCACTTTCCTGCTCGGTCTGCTGCCGGCGCTGGTCGCCTATCAGACCTTGCGTTGGCGCTCGCGCCAGCGGCTCGCCGGGCTCGAACGCGCGCTTGCCGATCTGCGCGCAGTGGCTCCCGAGCCCGCGGTTGCGATCGCCACTTTCCCCGCCCCGCCGCTGATCGCGGATCCGCAGTCATGA